The Algoriphagus sanaruensis genome window below encodes:
- a CDS encoding type II toxin-antitoxin system HipA family toxin, whose translation MVVAAEVWLWDRLAGAILWDESQQLGSFEFDEGFLRLGWDIAPVTMPLRQGKRLYTFPEVRRGRNDAFDTFKGLPGLLADMLPDKYGNQLINTWLVQNGRPTDSLNPVELLCFIGKRGVGALEIRPTLRSETGTASTLELDSLVAIANKILNTRESFQSDLSSEEQSALADILKIGTSAGGARAKAVIAFNPKTGEVKSGQVKAPEGYSYWLIKFDGVHDAQFGATAGYGRVEMAYYLMALEAGIEMNESRILEENDRAHFMTKRFDRTDAGNKIHMQSLCGMRHFDFNQVGVYSYEQVFETMRMLRLSYPEAEQMFIRMVFNVLARNCDDHTKNFAFLMDQSGKWRLSPAYDICHAYRPGSLWVSSQSLQVNGKREGISDADFLEIAQKMNIKKPEEKIDRVRKAVKRWNEFAEEARVELKLRDSIRATLLV comes from the coding sequence ATGGTAGTTGCAGCAGAGGTATGGCTTTGGGATCGGCTAGCAGGTGCGATTCTATGGGACGAATCTCAACAATTGGGAAGCTTTGAGTTTGATGAGGGCTTTTTGCGCTTGGGTTGGGATATTGCTCCTGTCACGATGCCTCTGAGACAAGGTAAACGTCTCTATACTTTTCCTGAGGTTCGTCGTGGTCGGAATGATGCTTTTGACACGTTCAAAGGCCTTCCTGGACTTTTAGCAGATATGCTTCCCGACAAATACGGCAATCAATTGATCAATACCTGGCTAGTGCAAAACGGCCGTCCCACGGATAGTTTGAATCCTGTGGAGTTACTTTGTTTTATTGGTAAACGAGGAGTGGGGGCTTTGGAAATTAGGCCTACGCTTCGTTCCGAGACAGGAACGGCAAGCACTTTGGAACTAGATAGTTTGGTCGCAATTGCCAATAAAATCCTTAATACCCGTGAAAGCTTCCAATCCGATCTATCATCCGAGGAGCAATCTGCGCTGGCAGATATTCTGAAAATCGGAACTTCCGCGGGTGGTGCTCGGGCTAAAGCTGTAATAGCCTTCAATCCCAAAACAGGAGAAGTCAAAAGCGGTCAGGTCAAAGCTCCGGAGGGCTATTCTTATTGGCTAATCAAGTTTGATGGAGTTCATGATGCTCAGTTTGGAGCTACTGCAGGTTATGGACGGGTGGAAATGGCCTATTATCTGATGGCGCTCGAGGCAGGAATTGAAATGAATGAATCCCGGATTTTGGAGGAGAATGACCGGGCGCACTTCATGACCAAGCGCTTTGACCGAACAGATGCCGGTAACAAAATCCACATGCAAAGTCTCTGTGGGATGCGTCATTTTGATTTCAATCAAGTGGGCGTGTATAGTTATGAGCAGGTATTTGAGACGATGCGTATGCTGAGATTATCGTATCCGGAAGCGGAACAAATGTTTATCCGAATGGTCTTTAATGTACTTGCCCGTAACTGCGATGACCATACCAAAAACTTTGCATTTCTCATGGATCAAAGCGGTAAGTGGAGACTTTCACCGGCTTATGATATTTGTCATGCCTATCGACCAGGAAGCTTATGGGTAAGTAGTCAATCACTTCAGGTGAATGGAAAGCGAGAAGGAATCTCTGATGCCGACTTTTTAGAAATAGCCCAAAAGATGAATATCAAAAAGCCGGAGGAAAAGATCGATCGGGTCAGAAAAGCGGTGAAGCGATGGAATGAATTCGCAGAAGAAGCCCGAGTAGAGCTCAAACTCAGGGATTCGATTCGGGCTACACTTTTGGTTTAA
- a CDS encoding helix-turn-helix domain-containing protein, producing the protein MDIAQLSDMAILRMIGDFIKKKRMAINKTQDELATEAGMSRSTLSLLERGEKVHLLTLIQALRVLDELQLLEAFEARQQISPLEYIKLQKKYQRQRVRHSDIAAEEDRPSEW; encoded by the coding sequence ATGGATATTGCACAACTTTCAGATATGGCTATTCTCCGAATGATTGGGGACTTCATCAAAAAGAAGCGTATGGCCATTAATAAGACTCAGGATGAACTTGCCACGGAAGCAGGTATGAGTAGGTCTACGCTGAGTCTGCTCGAGCGTGGAGAAAAGGTTCATTTACTGACTTTGATCCAGGCTCTCCGGGTTTTGGATGAGTTGCAGTTGCTGGAGGCTTTCGAGGCGCGTCAGCAGATCAGTCCTTTAGAATACATCAAGCTCCAAAAGAAGTATCAGCGGCAGCGGGTGAGGCACTCGGATATCGCTGCTGAGGAAGATCGTCCTTCAGAATGGTAG